A stretch of DNA from Micromonospora peucetia:
TAGAGCCCCACCTGGAGGGCGTTGTAGGCGATCAGCGCCACCCAGGCGGCGCCGACGCCGGCCGGGCGGCCCAGCCCCCGGGCGACGTAGGCGTAGAACGCGCCGGCGTTGGTCATCCGCCGGGCCATCGCCACGTACCCGATGGAGAAGAGGGCGAGCACCGCGGCCACCGTCAGGAAGGCCACCGGGATGCCGAGCACGCCGACGACCCCGTAGCCGGTGGTGACGACGCCGGCCACCACGGTCAGCGGGGCGGCGGCGGAGAGGACGAAGAAGATCACCGACGGGACGCCGAGCCGGCCGCGGGCCAGGGCCTCGGAGACGTTGCTCGGTCGGTCGAGCGTGGGTGTCGACATGCACGGGCTCCGGTTCGAGGGGAGGGGTGGGGGCGGCGGTCAGCCGGCACCGCGCAGCACGGCGGCGCCGACCGCCGCCTCGGTGTGCGCCACGAGCTCCCGCAGTGGCGGGGGCAGCGCCGGGATGAGCACGTTCAGCCGGTGGTGCGCCCGGGGACCGGCGCTCCACAGCACCTCGCGGCTCAGCCCGACGGCGACGACCAGACCCAGCAGCAGCCCGTCAGGCACGCTTGGCGGGGCCGGCCGGTCGAGCAGCGCGCGCAGCCGGGTGGCCGGCCAGGCCACCGCGTTGAGGTCGATCGGCGGATAGCTGACGGTGGTCCGGAGCAGCCGCCGGGTCTCCTGCCGGCGCAGCACTCCCGCCCTGACCAGCCGCTCCCGCACCGAGGCGGCGGCGGTCTGCGCCAGGAAGCTCAACCAGGTGCGCACCGAATGCTGCTGCGCCTCGCCGACCAACTGGTCGAGCACGGTGTGCGCCAGCGCGTCCCCCGGCGGTCGGCGGTCGACCACCGTGACGAGCCCGGAGGAGACGGCGACATGTCCGTGCAGGACCAGTTCACCGAGCAGCCCTCCGGCGAGGCCGAGGCCGGTCGCCGTCGGGTGCAGCTTCGCCTTGCCCCTACTGTCGTTGTGGGTGATCAGGAAGAACTCGTCGGCGATGAGCAACCGGTCCTCCCCCACGAGTTGTCCACAGTGATCGCAACCGGGCAAGAATGCATCGGCCGTGACTGCAACGCAACTCCCGTTTTCGGTAGTTGCACTCCGTACAGAGGCGACCTGCGGATCTTGTCGTGACAGACTCGGAGGGTGACCGCGAGCCCCACCGTCCGCCGCCGCCGCATCGCCCGGGAACTCCGCCAGTTGCGCGAGCGCGCCGGCATGACCCTGGACGTCGCCGCCCGGCAACTGGACATGTCCAAGAGCAACCTGTCCCGCATCGAGAACGCCCAGATCGGCATCAAGCCGCGCGACGTCCGGGCCGCGCTGGCGCTGTACGAGGTGACCGGGGCGGATGCCGAGGCGCTGATCGAGATAGCCCGCGGGGCGCAGCAGCGCGGCTGGTGGCAGAGCTACAGCGACGTCCTGCCCGAGTGGTTCGAGTTCTACGTCGGGCTGGAGGCGGAGGCGGCGACGCTGCGGACGTACGAGGTCGAGGCGGTGCCCGGGTTGCTCCAGACCGAGGCGTACGCACGGGAGGTGTTCCGGCGCACCGCGGGCGAGGACGGCATCGAGCGCAAGGTCGCCGCGCGGCTGCACCGGCAGAACGTGCTGCACAGCGACAATCCGGTCGAGTTGTCCGTCGTGCTCAACGAGGCGGTGCTCTGTCGCCCGGTCGGCGGCACCGCCGTGATGGCCGACCAGATGGCCCACCTCGCGAAGATCTCTCAACTACCGAACGTAACCCTCCAGGTACTTCCGTTCACGGCCGGCGGGCACCCGGCGATGAACGCCCCGTACGTCGTGTTGACGTTTTCCGATGTCGCCGACGCGGCCGTGGTTTACCTGGAAAACCTCACGATGGGGCTGGCTCTGGAGGAGGTCGGCCAGGTGCGCGGGTATAGCCTTGTGCACGAGGAGCTGTGCCGGATGGCACTCGGTCCGGAGGCGTCTCTGACGCGCCTGATGGAGGCTTCTCGTTACTTTGCGTGACCGTGATGCGGCACGCCGGCACACACGGGGGTACGCGATGACCGCGCTCGACCTGACCCTGGCCCAGTGGCGCACCAGCACCCGCAGCGTGGGCAACGGCAACTGTGTGGAGGTCGCCGCCGCCGGGGACCGGGTCGCGGTCCGGGACAGCAAGGACCGGCCCGGCCCGGTGCTGGCCTTCCCGTCGCCGGCCTGGCGGGCCTTCGTCACCGGCATCGACGGGGTACGCCCCGACTGAGCCACCACCGGGCGGTGCGAGACTGGGCCGTGCTCTCGGACGTACCCCTCGACCTGCCCGTACGGCCGGTGCTGCCGGAGTTGGTCGCGGCGCTGCGCGGGACCGGCGCCGGGGTGCTGGTCGCCCCGCCGGGAACCGGCAAGACCACCCTCGCCCCGCTGGCCGTGGCCGACGAGGTTTCCGGTCGGGTGCTGGTCGCCCAGCCGCGCCGGGTGGCCGCCCGCGCGGCAGCGCGCCGGATGGCCGCGCTGCTCGGCGAGCGGGTCGGCGAGCGGGTCGGGTACGCCGTGCGCGGCGAACGCCGCAGCGGGCCGCGAACCCGGGTCGAGGTGGTCACCACCGGGCTGCTCCTCCGACGGTTGCACCGCGATCCCGAGCTGGCCGGCACCGGTGCCGTGCTGCTCGACGAGTGCCACGAGCGCCAGCTCGACGCCGATCTGGCGCTCGCGTTCACCGTGGAGGCCCGGGCCGCGCTGCGCCCCGACCTCTGGCTGCTGGCGATGTCGGCCACGCCCGAGGCGGACCGGTTCGCCGCGCTGCTCGGCGGCGGGGGCGGCCCCGCGCCGATCGTCCGGGCGTCCTCGGCCCTGCACCCGGTGACCCGGATCTGGGCGCCGCCGCCCCGGCCGGTGGCCGCATCCGGCGCCGGCCCGGTCGACCGGGGCCTGCTGGACCACGTCGCGGCGACGGTACGCCGGGCGCTGCGCGAGCACGCCGGGGACGTGCTGGTCTTCCTGCCCGGGGCCGGCGAGATCGCCGCCGTCGCCAGCCGGCTGGCCGACCTGCGCGACACGGTCGCCGTCCTTCCGCTGCACGGCCGGCAGCGCGGCGCCGACCAGGACGCGGCCCTGCGCCCGGCCGACCGGCGGCGGGTGGTGCTGGCCACGGCGGTGGCCGAGAGCAGCCTGACCGTGCCGGGTGTCCGGGTGGTGGTGGACGCGGGGCTGTCCCGGGTCGCCCGGATGGATCTGGCCCGTGGACTGGGTGCGCTGGTCACCGTCGGCGTGTCCCGGGCGGCGGCCACCCAGCGGGCCGGCCGGGCGGGCCGGGAGGCGCCCGGGCAGGTCTACCGCTGCTGGTCGGCGGCCACCCACGAGCGGCTGGCCGCGCAACCGGAGCCGGAGATCGCCACCGCGGACCTGACCGGCTTCGCCCTGGAGTTGGCCGCCTGGGGGTCGCCGGACGGCGTGGGACTGGCCCTGCCGGATCCGCCCCCGGCGGCGGCGATGACGGTGGCCCGGGACACCCTCACCACCCTCGGCGCGCTCGACGCGGACGGCCGGATCACCGACCGGGGCCGGGCGATTGCCGCCGTCGGGGCGCATCCCCGGCTGGCCCGGGCGCTGCTCGACGGGGCCGGCCGGGTGGGACCGGACCGGGCGGCGGAGGTGGTGGCGGTGCTCGCCGAGGACACCGCCGCCGGGCCGGGCGACGACCTGACCGCCGCCTGGCGCCGGCTCCGTGCGGGCGCGGACCCGGGTGCCACCGCCCGCTGGCGCTCGGAGGTACGCCGGCTGCGCGCCGCCCTGCCCGAGGCACCCTCGGCGTCGGCGAGGCAGTCCGGCCGGGACCGGCTGACCGACGACCTGGCCGCCGGGTTGCTGGTCGGGCTGGCCCACCCGGAGCGGCTGGCCCGGGCTCGGCGGCCGGGCGGCTCGGCGTACCTGATGAGCGGCGGGACCGCGGCGGAGCTGGCGCCCGGGTCGGGGTTGGCCGGTGCCGACTGGCTGGCGGTCGCGGTGGCGGACCGTTCCCCCGGCGCGCCGACCGCCCGGGTTCGGCTGGCCACCCCGCTCGACGAGGCGACCGCCCGGGAGGCGGGCGGGCCGCTGCTGCGCACCGAGCGGGAGGTCGGCTGGTCCGGCGAGGACGTGGTGGCCCGGGAGGTGGTGCGGCTGGGCGCGATCGAGCTGGTCGAGCGACCGCTCACCCGGCCCGATCCGGCGGAGGTGGCGGCGGCCCTGCTGGCCGGCCTGCGTCGTACCGGCCTCGGGTTGCTGACCTGGACCCCGGCGGCGCGGGCGCTGCGCGAGCGGCTGGCGTTCTGCCGGCACGCGCTCGGCGGCGACTGGCCCGACGTGGGCGACGAGGCGCTGCTCTCCGCCGCGCCCGCCTGGCTGGGCCCGGAGCTGGCCCGCGCCCGCCGCCGCGCCGACCTGGCCCGGATCGACGTGACCGGGGCGCTGCGCCGGCTGCTGCCGTGGGCAGTGGCGGCCCGGTTGGACGAGGTGGCGCCGGAGCGGATCACCGTGCCGAGCGGGTCGCGGATCAGGCTCGACTACGCCGACCCGGCGGCGCCGGTGCTCGCGGTGAAGCTCCAGGAGACCTTCGGATGGCGGGACGCGCCACGGGTCGCCGCCGGCCGGGTGCCGGTGCTGCTGCACCTGCTCTCGCCGGCCGGGCGGCCGGTGGCGGTCACCGCCGACCTGGCGTCCTTCTGGCGAACCGGCTATCCGCAGGTACGGGGGGAGCTGCGCGGGCGCTACCCGCGCCATCCGTGGCCGGAGGACCCGACCACGGCCCCGCCCACCCGGCACGCCACCCCGCGCCGACGCTGAGCGGCCTCATGTCGTCACCTCCCTGCGGTCGGCGACGCCAGGAGGCTCCAGAGCGCTGAACCGGCTGGTTCGCTCGCGACGCTCGCTCACTCCTCCACGACGTCGGCGACGACCACCGTGACGTTGTCCGGCCCACCGGCGCGCAGCGCCAGGTCGATCAGCCGGCGGGCGCAGTCCGCGCGGTCCGGCTGCTCGGCGAGCACCTCGGCGAGGGTGTCCGGGCGGACGACGTTGGACAGCCCGTCGCTGCACAGCAGCCAGCGGTCCCCGGCCCACGGCACCATCGTCGAGTACGCCGGGGAGACCTCCTCGCCCTGCAACGCCTGGGTGACCACGGCGCGGCGGGGGTGGCTGCTGGCCTGGTCGGGGGTGATCACCCCCTGGTCGACGAGCATCTGCACGAACGTGTCGTCCCGGGTGATCTGCTTGAGCACGCCTTCCCGGAACAGGTAGGCACGGGAGTCGCCGACGTGGGCGAGGGCCAGGCAGCTGCCCGTACGGGCGAAGAGCAGGGCGGTCAGGGTGGTGCCCATGCCCTGCCGCTCCTGATCCTCGGCAACCGCCTGGTGGATCCGCTCGGTGGCCAACTGGATGCCGTTCTGCAGTGCGGCCACCAGCGCGTGCTCCGGGGTCTCCAGGTCCAGCGGAGCGACCGCGTCGATGGCGATCGCGCTGGCCAGGTCGCCGGCCGCCATCCCGCCCATGCCGTCGGCGACGGCGACGAGCCAGGTGCCGGCGTGCAGGGCGTCCTGGTTGCCGCTGCGGATCAGCCCACGGTCGCTCGTTCCCACGGAACGCAGCTTCAGGGTCATGGGTGGCAGCCTGCCAGGCGAAGGGCGCAGTTGTCTCTAGGAGATCAGCACCTCGGCGCGTCGCGCGGCGAATCTCACGTTGCCCGCGCCCCACGGCTGGCGCCCACACCATCCAGAAGGATCGATTGACAGGATGCCGGCGACACTGCCACCATCGACACCAACTGGGAGCGCTCCCAGTCCTGTCACCTCCAACTCCCGTCCCCCGTAGCCGTCCGGAAGGAACACCCGTGACGCCACCCCGACGCCGCCTCGCGCTGCTCGCGGCCGCGACCACCATCGCCCTGACCGGCGCCACCGCCGGTGCGGCCCACGCCGAACCGGCCCCCGACGCCCCCGAACAGATCGACAACGGCGACTTCAACGCCGGCGTGGCCCCCTGGTTCTCCTACGGCACCGGCACGCTCGGGGTCACCGACGGCCGACTCTGCACCACCGTGCCCGGCGGACTCGCCAACCCGTGGGACGCCGGCATCGGCCAGGACGGCGTGCCGCTGGTCGCCGGGGCCGAGTACACCCTCGGCTTCGACGTCTCCGCCACCCCCGGCACCGCCGTCAAGGCCGTCCTGCAACTGGGCAGTGCCCCCTACACCACGTACGCCAGCGTCGACGCCACCGCCGGCGGCACCGCCCAGCGGTTCGAGAAGACGTTCACGGTCACCGAGGGCAACCCGGCCGCCCAACTGATCTTCCAGGTCGGCGGCAGCGCGGCCGAGCAGACCGTCTGCCTGGACGACGTCTCGCTGCGTGGCGGCGACCCGCCCGAGCCGTACGTGCCCGACACCGGGCCGCGGGTGCGGGTCAACCAGGTCGGCTACCTGCCCGGCGGGCCGAAGAACGCCACCGTGGTGACCTCGGCGACCGACGCCCTGCCCTGGCAGCTCAGGTCGGCCGCCGGCGGCGTCCTGGCCAGCGGCGCCACCACCCCGCGCGGCGTCGACGCCGCCTCCGGGCAGAACGTGCAGACGGTCGACTTCTCGTCGTACCGGACGCCGGGGGCGGGACTGACCCTGGTCGTCGACGGGGAGACCAGCCACCCGTTCGACATCTCGGGCACCCTGTACGACCGGCTGCGCGCCGACTCCCTCCAGTTCTTCTACGCCCAGCGCAGTGGCATCGCCATCGACGGCGACCTGATCGGCACGGAGTACGCCCGCCCCGCCGGGCACCTCGACGTCGCGCCCAACCGGGGCGATACCGACGTGCCCTGCCAGCCCGGCGTCTGCGACTACTCCCTGGACGTGCGCGGCGGCTGGTACGACGCCGGCGACCACGGCAAGTACGTGGTCAACGGCGGCATCGCCACCTACCAGCTGCTGAACACCTTCGAGCGGACCAGGACCGCCGCCACCGCCGGGCACGGCGCCGCCCTCGGCGACAGCA
This window harbors:
- a CDS encoding GOLPH3/VPS74 family protein gives rise to the protein MGEDRLLIADEFFLITHNDSRGKAKLHPTATGLGLAGGLLGELVLHGHVAVSSGLVTVVDRRPPGDALAHTVLDQLVGEAQQHSVRTWLSFLAQTAAASVRERLVRAGVLRRQETRRLLRTTVSYPPIDLNAVAWPATRLRALLDRPAPPSVPDGLLLGLVVAVGLSREVLWSAGPRAHHRLNVLIPALPPPLRELVAHTEAAVGAAVLRGAG
- a CDS encoding helix-turn-helix domain-containing protein produces the protein MTASPTVRRRRIARELRQLRERAGMTLDVAARQLDMSKSNLSRIENAQIGIKPRDVRAALALYEVTGADAEALIEIARGAQQRGWWQSYSDVLPEWFEFYVGLEAEAATLRTYEVEAVPGLLQTEAYAREVFRRTAGEDGIERKVAARLHRQNVLHSDNPVELSVVLNEAVLCRPVGGTAVMADQMAHLAKISQLPNVTLQVLPFTAGGHPAMNAPYVVLTFSDVADAAVVYLENLTMGLALEEVGQVRGYSLVHEELCRMALGPEASLTRLMEASRYFA
- a CDS encoding DUF397 domain-containing protein; translated protein: MTALDLTLAQWRTSTRSVGNGNCVEVAAAGDRVAVRDSKDRPGPVLAFPSPAWRAFVTGIDGVRPD
- the hrpB gene encoding ATP-dependent helicase HrpB, translated to MLSDVPLDLPVRPVLPELVAALRGTGAGVLVAPPGTGKTTLAPLAVADEVSGRVLVAQPRRVAARAAARRMAALLGERVGERVGYAVRGERRSGPRTRVEVVTTGLLLRRLHRDPELAGTGAVLLDECHERQLDADLALAFTVEARAALRPDLWLLAMSATPEADRFAALLGGGGGPAPIVRASSALHPVTRIWAPPPRPVAASGAGPVDRGLLDHVAATVRRALREHAGDVLVFLPGAGEIAAVASRLADLRDTVAVLPLHGRQRGADQDAALRPADRRRVVLATAVAESSLTVPGVRVVVDAGLSRVARMDLARGLGALVTVGVSRAAATQRAGRAGREAPGQVYRCWSAATHERLAAQPEPEIATADLTGFALELAAWGSPDGVGLALPDPPPAAAMTVARDTLTTLGALDADGRITDRGRAIAAVGAHPRLARALLDGAGRVGPDRAAEVVAVLAEDTAAGPGDDLTAAWRRLRAGADPGATARWRSEVRRLRAALPEAPSASARQSGRDRLTDDLAAGLLVGLAHPERLARARRPGGSAYLMSGGTAAELAPGSGLAGADWLAVAVADRSPGAPTARVRLATPLDEATAREAGGPLLRTEREVGWSGEDVVAREVVRLGAIELVERPLTRPDPAEVAAALLAGLRRTGLGLLTWTPAARALRERLAFCRHALGGDWPDVGDEALLSAAPAWLGPELARARRRADLARIDVTGALRRLLPWAVAARLDEVAPERITVPSGSRIRLDYADPAAPVLAVKLQETFGWRDAPRVAAGRVPVLLHLLSPAGRPVAVTADLASFWRTGYPQVRGELRGRYPRHPWPEDPTTAPPTRHATPRRR
- a CDS encoding PP2C family protein-serine/threonine phosphatase, encoding MTLKLRSVGTSDRGLIRSGNQDALHAGTWLVAVADGMGGMAAGDLASAIAIDAVAPLDLETPEHALVAALQNGIQLATERIHQAVAEDQERQGMGTTLTALLFARTGSCLALAHVGDSRAYLFREGVLKQITRDDTFVQMLVDQGVITPDQASSHPRRAVVTQALQGEEVSPAYSTMVPWAGDRWLLCSDGLSNVVRPDTLAEVLAEQPDRADCARRLIDLALRAGGPDNVTVVVADVVEE